The segment CAAATTACCTACATCGCCTTTGATAACTTTTATGCGCCGCAAAAACCATCCCAATCCCATAATTGCAAATATGGGCAATACCACAGCTACATACTTCACAAGGCATCTACTCCTCTCAAAGAAAGACGCAGGGATCTCGAAAAATTATAAGCTACTTTTAGAAAAATTAATTACCGATCCTCTATCTAATGCTAAACTTTAATTGGAGGTGTATAAGTTTGGAAGCGCTCATGCACAAGAAAGATTTAACGGAATTTTTAAAAACACTTCAAATTCTTCCCGGGGAAATCGCTGCCTATGAAAAGATCCCCGCACAAGAGGCAAAATTTGGACCGTGGCCGAAAATCGACCCCAGACTTTCTGAATCCTTAAAAAAACTGGGTATAGAGAAACTATATACACACCAAACAAAGGCTATCGACCTTGCAATGGCCAATAAGCACCTAGTTGTCGTCACCCCAACTGCATCCGGAAAAACTCTATGTTACAACATACCGGTAATACATTCAATTCTACAGGACCAATCTTCAAGATCCCTTTACATATTTCCAACAAAGGCTTTAAGTCAAGATCAATTAGCTGAGATTAACTCTATAACAGAGGGAATCGATGTTTCTATAGCGACCTATACATATGATGGAGATACTCCTCCAAACGAGAGATCGAGGATCAGGGCTGCGGGACACGTTGTAATAACAAATCCAGACATGCTGCACACAGCGATCTTGCCTCATCATACCAAATGGATAAAGCTCTTTGAGAATTTACAATACGTGGTAATAGATGAACTTCACACATATAAAGGGATTTTCGGATCCCATCTGGCGAACGTGATAAGGCGACTTAAAAGGATTTGCGCTTTCTACGGATCACATCCAACCTTCATTTTCTGTTCCGCCACCATTTCGAATCCCGGGCAATTGGCCGAAGGGCTGATCGAGGAACCCGTTGAGTTGATTGCCGAAAACGGGGCACCGAGGGCAGAAAAACACGTAATGATTTACAACCCTCCACTGATCAACAAAGGGCTCGGGATAAGGGCGTCTTCTATTTCTGCAACGGCAGACATTGCAACTCAGGCAATAGCCAATGGGATAAGCACTATAGTGTTCACCAGGTCAAGGATAAACGTTGAACTCTTGTTGACATATATCAGGGAAGGCCTCAAAAAGCTGCGTATAGACGAAAATCTCGTCAGTGGGTATCGTGGCGGATATTTGCCCAAGGAGCGAAGAAAGATTGAACGAAATCTCAAGAGCGGAAAAATTTTGGGCGTCGTTAGCACAAACGCCCTGGAGCTTGGGATAGATATAGGAAGCCTCTCTCTTGCCATAATACACGGCTATCCGGGCAGCATTTCTTCCGCTTGGCAACAGATCGGCAGAGCCGGCAGGCGTTTCGGGCATTCTGCGGCAATAGTAGTGGCCTCTTCCGGACCTCTTGACCAATTCATCGCCACAAAACCG is part of the Acetomicrobium thermoterrenum DSM 13490 genome and harbors:
- a CDS encoding DEAD/DEAH box helicase, which produces MEALMHKKDLTEFLKTLQILPGEIAAYEKIPAQEAKFGPWPKIDPRLSESLKKLGIEKLYTHQTKAIDLAMANKHLVVVTPTASGKTLCYNIPVIHSILQDQSSRSLYIFPTKALSQDQLAEINSITEGIDVSIATYTYDGDTPPNERSRIRAAGHVVITNPDMLHTAILPHHTKWIKLFENLQYVVIDELHTYKGIFGSHLANVIRRLKRICAFYGSHPTFIFCSATISNPGQLAEGLIEEPVELIAENGAPRAEKHVMIYNPPLINKGLGIRASSISATADIATQAIANGISTIVFTRSRINVELLLTYIREGLKKLRIDENLVSGYRGGYLPKERRKIERNLKSGKILGVVSTNALELGIDIGSLSLAIIHGYPGSISSAWQQIGRAGRRFGHSAAIVVASSGPLDQFIATKPSYFFGGSPELARINPNNLYIYVNHVKCSAFELPFSEDEPFGSTKPKEALEYLAQYDILHKAGSRYFWQSDSFPAQDISLRSATNDNYTIIDITEQHKPKVIGEVDRPSAPMLIHPEAIYFHDGKSYQVTELDTKGLRCYVKRVSVDYYTDADLATRLQVLDIFKEDGHWGLGEVLLSFRPTVYKKIKLMTHENVGYGQIYMDEEEMHTTACWFKLGKEFIDSLNESFLSSGLLGVSHLMKVVAPLFLMCDRSDIRVHHMVRDPFFETPSIYIADNVPGGVGLADGAFALKKKLIDAASEAIYNCPCKNGCPACTGALGATMNAKYATIALLNLLSTQEGIR